Proteins encoded within one genomic window of Geotalea daltonii FRC-32:
- a CDS encoding 4Fe-4S dicluster domain-containing protein codes for MTDTRKGFLIDTSRCIGCRSCQVACKQWNKLDAEKTGKEQVVADAELTANLYNRIHFMERANDAGVTWAFFNERCMHCGDAGCLKVCPSPGALYRTRDGIIAYNKEKCISCKYCVSACPFNIPRYGADDKLAKCHVCQDRVAGGMAPACAKSCPTGAITFGNRSELITKAKAAKKKLYGENDLLGLGVVYALEGPPADYGLPAKPSIPLSIFLWKDVVKPLGILGFWGSIGAMLLHYVTVGPKRPEHENGNGTEERHE; via the coding sequence ATGACCGATACCAGGAAAGGATTTCTTATAGATACTTCCCGCTGCATCGGCTGCCGTTCATGTCAGGTGGCCTGCAAGCAGTGGAACAAGCTGGATGCGGAGAAAACGGGCAAGGAGCAGGTGGTTGCCGATGCAGAGCTGACCGCCAACCTCTATAACCGCATCCACTTTATGGAAAGGGCAAACGACGCCGGGGTCACCTGGGCCTTCTTCAACGAGCGCTGCATGCACTGCGGCGATGCCGGCTGCCTTAAGGTCTGTCCCTCGCCGGGGGCGCTCTATCGTACCAGGGACGGCATTATCGCCTATAACAAAGAAAAGTGTATCTCCTGCAAGTACTGTGTTTCTGCCTGCCCCTTCAACATCCCCCGTTATGGCGCTGACGACAAGTTGGCCAAGTGCCACGTCTGCCAGGATCGTGTTGCCGGCGGCATGGCACCGGCCTGCGCCAAGTCATGTCCTACCGGGGCCATCACCTTCGGCAACCGCAGCGAGCTCATTACCAAGGCCAAGGCCGCCAAAAAGAAACTCTACGGCGAAAATGACTTGCTCGGGCTCGGTGTGGTCTATGCACTGGAGGGGCCGCCGGCCGATTACGGTCTGCCTGCCAAGCCATCGATCCCCCTTTCCATTTTTCTCTGGAAAGACGTGGTCAAGCCTTTGGGAATCCTCGGCTTCTGGGGGAGTATCGGCGCCATGCTGCTCCACTACGTGACGGTGGGGCCGAAACGGCCTGAACATGAGAATGGAAACGGCACGGAGGAAAGACATGAGTAA